The Chryseobacterium aureum genome contains a region encoding:
- the wecB gene encoding non-hydrolyzing UDP-N-acetylglucosamine 2-epimerase, with translation MKLLTVLGARPQFIKASSVSREIKKHSEIEEIIVHTGQHYDTNMSDIFFEQMHIPKPNYFLGIGGTTHGAMTGQMIERIEEIVLKENPDVIMVYGDTNSTLAGAIVASKLNIKLAHVEAGLRSFNMKMPEEVNRILTDRVSNYLFCPTDKAIENLHAENYQNTNCSIIKSGDVMLDGALFYKEIATQPNFDVSGNFVLSTIHRAENTNDINRLRNIIESMDAIAEETKVILPLHPRTKKIIQESGIAVKNITIVEPVGYLDMVWLLKNCTLVMTDSGGLQKEAYFFSKPCVTLRDETEWEELVDVGANILTGTDKSKILDAYHASKNKEIVFSDTLYGKGDASSIIIKELLK, from the coding sequence ATGAAATTATTAACAGTGCTGGGAGCACGTCCACAATTTATAAAAGCAAGTTCAGTAAGCAGGGAAATAAAAAAACATTCAGAAATTGAGGAAATAATAGTACATACAGGACAACATTATGATACTAATATGTCTGATATCTTTTTTGAGCAAATGCATATTCCCAAACCCAATTACTTCCTTGGAATTGGTGGAACCACTCACGGAGCTATGACGGGGCAAATGATCGAGCGTATTGAAGAAATTGTATTGAAAGAGAACCCTGATGTTATTATGGTATACGGAGATACAAATTCTACTTTAGCAGGAGCAATCGTTGCATCAAAATTGAATATCAAATTGGCACATGTTGAAGCTGGTTTAAGAAGTTTCAATATGAAAATGCCGGAAGAAGTAAATAGAATATTAACGGATAGAGTTAGTAATTACTTGTTTTGTCCTACCGACAAAGCCATTGAAAATCTGCATGCCGAAAATTATCAAAATACCAATTGCAGCATTATAAAAAGTGGAGACGTAATGCTGGATGGAGCTTTGTTTTATAAAGAAATAGCAACCCAGCCCAATTTTGATGTTTCCGGAAATTTTGTACTTAGTACAATTCACAGAGCTGAAAATACAAATGATATCAATAGATTAAGAAATATTATTGAATCTATGGATGCCATTGCTGAAGAAACAAAAGTAATTTTACCATTACATCCGAGAACAAAAAAAATCATTCAGGAATCCGGAATAGCCGTAAAAAACATTACAATTGTTGAGCCGGTAGGATATCTGGATATGGTATGGCTTTTGAAGAATTGTACTCTTGTCATGACAGATAGTGGTGGTCTTCAGAAAGAAGCTTACTTTTTCAGCAAACCATGTGTTACTTTAAGAGATGAAACAGAGTGGGAGGAATTAGTTGATGTAGGAGCTAATATATTAACCGGAACAGATAAAAGTAAAATTCTTGATGCATATCATGCCAGCAAGAATAAGGAAATTGTATTTTCTGATACATTATATGGGAAAGGAGATGCAAGCAGTATAATTATAAAAGAACTTTTAAAATGA
- the asnB gene encoding asparagine synthase (glutamine-hydrolyzing), translating to MCGIAGIISQNKEVLTYQQLKKMTDAIEHRGPDGEGQWINDSNGVGLGHRRLSIIDLTDAGSQPMHYLDRYSIVFNGEIYNYIEIREFLKTKGYTFVSDSDTEVLMANFDYKREKCLEDFDGMFAFALWDKKEQVLFCARDRFGEKPFFYHQSNNNFYFGSEMKALWSVGVPRETNNRMLFNYWHFGYINNSNDLSETFYKDIFLLEPSHYIIVDPNGKIIKKQKYWDINYKNQLDKVDFNEVRDTFFRLFETSISRRLRSDVAVGTSLSGGLDSSSTVCMINHMKVNNVEQKTFSARFPNFIKDESVYIDKVLNSVNAKGISCFPTIESMIANVQEIIHHQEEPFGTLSIAAQYEVMKLARDNDVIVLLDGQGADEYLCGYHGLIDSFFIELKKKDKKEYKRQLEIYKQVHASNQINSISRRLRMSFLKEKLSDAQIDKLLGIKSGIDNFTKKDAKKDLYSQYKNEQFERKYSATSLNEMLYHATFRGGLQELLRYADRNSMAHSLEVRLPFLSHELVEFVFTLPSTCKVNNGFSKYILREAMNDVVPKDIVWRKDKIGYEPPNKNEVNGVPLKNYLIDAFKI from the coding sequence ATGTGTGGAATCGCAGGAATTATAAGTCAAAATAAGGAAGTTTTAACTTACCAGCAATTAAAAAAAATGACAGATGCCATTGAGCATCGTGGTCCAGATGGGGAAGGACAATGGATAAATGATAGTAACGGTGTCGGATTAGGACATAGAAGACTATCTATCATAGACCTAACTGATGCCGGAAGCCAGCCAATGCATTATTTGGATAGATATAGCATTGTTTTCAATGGTGAAATATATAATTACATCGAAATCAGAGAATTTTTGAAAACAAAAGGATATACTTTTGTTTCGGATTCCGATACAGAAGTATTGATGGCCAATTTCGATTATAAAAGAGAAAAATGTCTTGAAGACTTTGATGGGATGTTCGCATTTGCTCTTTGGGACAAAAAAGAACAGGTTTTGTTCTGTGCCAGAGACAGATTTGGAGAAAAACCATTTTTCTACCACCAAAGTAATAATAACTTTTATTTTGGATCGGAAATGAAAGCGCTTTGGAGTGTAGGAGTTCCAAGAGAAACAAACAATAGAATGCTTTTCAACTATTGGCATTTCGGATATATTAATAATTCAAATGATCTATCCGAAACATTTTATAAAGATATCTTTTTGCTAGAGCCAAGCCATTATATCATTGTAGATCCCAATGGAAAAATAATAAAAAAACAAAAGTATTGGGATATTAATTATAAAAATCAATTAGATAAAGTTGATTTTAATGAGGTTAGAGATACTTTCTTCAGATTATTTGAAACCTCTATCAGCAGAAGACTTCGTTCCGATGTTGCTGTAGGAACAAGTTTATCCGGAGGCCTTGATAGCTCTTCAACAGTTTGTATGATTAATCATATGAAAGTTAATAATGTTGAACAAAAGACTTTTTCTGCCCGTTTCCCTAATTTTATTAAAGATGAATCTGTTTATATAGATAAAGTTTTAAACAGTGTAAATGCAAAGGGAATAAGCTGTTTTCCGACTATTGAAAGCATGATTGCTAACGTACAGGAAATTATTCATCATCAGGAAGAGCCTTTTGGAACATTAAGTATTGCCGCTCAGTATGAAGTAATGAAACTGGCAAGAGATAACGATGTTATTGTTTTGTTAGACGGTCAGGGAGCAGATGAATACCTTTGTGGATATCATGGATTAATTGATTCCTTCTTCATCGAATTAAAGAAAAAGGACAAAAAAGAGTATAAGCGTCAATTAGAGATCTATAAGCAGGTACATGCTTCCAATCAGATTAATAGTATTTCAAGGAGATTGCGAATGAGTTTCCTGAAAGAAAAACTTTCTGATGCCCAGATTGATAAATTATTGGGAATAAAATCAGGAATAGATAACTTTACTAAAAAAGATGCTAAAAAAGATCTTTATTCTCAATATAAAAACGAACAATTCGAAAGAAAATACAGTGCAACATCATTAAATGAAATGCTTTATCACGCAACATTCAGAGGTGGTTTGCAAGAATTATTAAGATATGCGGATAGAAACTCTATGGCACACTCTTTAGAAGTAAGGTTGCCGTTTTTATCTCATGAATTAGTAGAATTTGTGTTTACTTTACCATCAACATGTAAGGTAAATAATGGATTCTCTAAATACATTCTTAGAGAAGCTATGAATGATGTTGTTCCAAAAGATATTGTCTGGAGAAAAGATAAAATAGGGTATGAACCCCCTAATAAAAATGAAGTAAACGGGGTGCCGTTGAAAAATTACTTGATTGATGCATTTAAAATTTAA
- the lhgO gene encoding L-2-hydroxyglutarate oxidase, translating to MNYDIIIVGAGLVGLATAYQLKIKKPDAKILVLEKENDVSLHQSGHNSGVIHSGIYYKPGSLKAKNCIEGYNSVINFAKEHGIRYDLCGKIIVATSQEELPLLDNIYKRGVENGLQDLKYLSREEFREIEPHCEGVRAIKVPQTGIIDYPGVARKIKELFEELGGEVKFNSEVRNIINNNSEIIVKTQASEFKTKKLISCAGLYSDKITKMTNEKNDVIIIPFRGEYYKIRDEKKHLVKHLIYPVPDPNFPFLGVHFTRMIDGNIEAGPNAVLAFKKEGYKFFDFDLEETMQTLMWPGFRKIVVKYGKTGLGEVHRSLSKSAFTKALQKLMPEIQESDLVPGGSGVRAQACDRNGGLIDDFDIVKNGNIIHVRNAPSPAATSCLSIGNKISELIEN from the coding sequence ATGAACTATGATATCATAATTGTTGGAGCCGGGTTAGTAGGACTCGCTACGGCATATCAATTAAAAATTAAAAAACCAGACGCTAAAATTTTGGTTTTAGAAAAGGAAAATGATGTATCACTACATCAATCCGGACATAACAGTGGAGTGATTCATAGTGGAATATACTACAAGCCAGGTAGTTTAAAAGCGAAAAATTGTATTGAAGGTTATAATTCTGTAATCAATTTCGCTAAAGAACATGGTATCCGCTATGATCTTTGTGGAAAAATTATTGTTGCCACTTCACAGGAAGAACTGCCGCTTTTAGATAATATTTATAAAAGAGGAGTTGAGAATGGACTTCAGGATTTGAAATACCTTTCAAGAGAAGAGTTTCGTGAAATAGAACCTCATTGTGAGGGCGTGAGAGCAATTAAAGTCCCTCAGACAGGGATTATAGACTATCCGGGAGTTGCCCGGAAAATTAAAGAGCTTTTCGAAGAGTTAGGAGGAGAAGTTAAATTCAACAGCGAAGTAAGAAATATTATCAATAATAATTCTGAAATCATTGTTAAAACCCAAGCTTCTGAATTCAAAACAAAGAAACTGATTTCATGTGCAGGACTGTATTCTGATAAGATTACAAAAATGACCAATGAAAAGAATGATGTCATTATCATTCCTTTCCGTGGCGAATATTATAAAATAAGGGATGAAAAAAAACACTTGGTAAAGCACCTTATTTATCCTGTTCCTGATCCTAATTTCCCATTTCTGGGCGTTCATTTCACAAGAATGATTGACGGTAATATTGAAGCCGGCCCCAACGCGGTGCTAGCTTTTAAAAAAGAAGGATATAAATTCTTCGATTTTGATCTGGAAGAAACCATGCAGACATTAATGTGGCCCGGATTTAGAAAAATTGTTGTCAAATATGGTAAAACAGGACTAGGTGAAGTACATCGCTCATTATCCAAATCCGCATTTACCAAAGCTCTTCAAAAACTTATGCCTGAAATTCAGGAATCTGATCTTGTACCGGGTGGTTCGGGAGTTCGGGCGCAGGCTTGTGACAGAAATGGAGGTTTAATTGATGATTTTGACATTGTGAAAAATGGAAACATTATCCATGTAAGAAATGCGCCTTCACCAGCAGCCACATCTTGCCTTTCTATTGGAAATAAAATAAGCGAGTTAATTGAAAACTAA
- a CDS encoding DegT/DnrJ/EryC1/StrS family aminotransferase has protein sequence MKIQMVDLKGQYEKIKHEVNAGIQDCLDNTAFINGPAVKEFQQDFEKYLNVKHVIPCANGTDALQIAMMALDLKPGDEVICPAFTYVATAEVIGLLGLKPIMVDVDENTFNIELEGLEKYLTPNTKAIVPVHLYGQGADMEKILEFAEKHNLFVIEDNAQAIGSDYTFTDGNVKKTGTIGHIGCTSFFPSKNLGCYGDGGALMTNDDDLAMKIRMIANHGQQKKYYHKVVGCNSRLDTIQAAVLKVKLKHLDEYSTARNKMAAYYDENLESIAEIQIPQRAENSTHVFHQYTLRVKNGKRDELQKFLGEKNIPSMIYYPLPLYKQEAFAQYVKPDFTLPVTELLCSEVISLPVHTEFNEEEADVIISEIKNFFNK, from the coding sequence ATGAAAATTCAAATGGTTGATCTTAAAGGTCAATACGAAAAAATAAAGCATGAAGTAAATGCGGGAATTCAGGACTGTCTTGATAATACTGCATTTATCAATGGTCCTGCAGTAAAAGAATTTCAACAGGATTTTGAAAAATACCTGAATGTAAAACATGTGATTCCATGCGCAAACGGTACAGATGCATTGCAGATTGCTATGATGGCACTGGATCTAAAACCAGGAGATGAAGTAATTTGCCCGGCCTTTACATATGTAGCAACTGCCGAAGTAATAGGGCTTCTTGGTTTAAAGCCAATTATGGTAGATGTTGACGAAAACACTTTCAATATTGAATTGGAAGGACTGGAAAAATATCTTACTCCCAATACTAAAGCCATTGTTCCTGTACATCTGTATGGACAGGGAGCCGATATGGAAAAGATTCTTGAATTCGCTGAAAAGCATAATCTGTTTGTTATTGAAGATAATGCTCAGGCCATCGGATCTGATTATACATTTACAGATGGAAATGTAAAAAAGACCGGAACTATAGGCCATATAGGATGTACCTCTTTTTTCCCTTCCAAAAACCTGGGCTGCTATGGAGATGGAGGAGCTTTAATGACGAATGATGATGATCTGGCAATGAAAATAAGAATGATTGCCAATCATGGTCAGCAAAAAAAATATTATCACAAAGTTGTGGGATGTAATTCCAGGCTAGATACCATCCAGGCTGCTGTTCTAAAAGTAAAATTAAAGCATCTCGACGAATATTCTACGGCAAGAAACAAAATGGCTGCATATTATGATGAGAATCTAGAATCAATAGCAGAGATTCAGATTCCACAAAGAGCAGAAAATTCTACCCATGTTTTTCACCAGTATACATTAAGGGTAAAAAATGGGAAAAGGGACGAATTACAAAAATTCTTGGGCGAAAAAAATATTCCAAGTATGATTTATTACCCTCTTCCGTTATATAAGCAGGAAGCTTTTGCTCAATATGTAAAACCAGATTTTACATTACCTGTTACAGAACTTCTTTGTTCAGAAGTGATTTCTCTTCCTGTTCATACAGAATTTAATGAGGAAGAAGCAGATGTTATTATCTCGGAAATCAAAAATTTTTTTAATAAATAA
- a CDS encoding acyltransferase, with protein MKQNILARINSIFKSKKYESVPVNFLIVNFIFQKLFLLNVFAKFSVHYTSKVSGARNLRFNHNDKKILASFAASGGCYFSIFDGTTLEIGDGTLWSYGVGMHTANHDFFDRDIYIKKSIKIGKNCWIGQGAVITAGVELGDNVTVGANSVVTKSFPDNVVIGGIPAKIIREL; from the coding sequence ATGAAACAAAATATTTTAGCCAGGATCAACTCAATATTTAAAAGTAAAAAATATGAGTCAGTTCCTGTTAATTTTCTGATTGTCAATTTTATTTTCCAAAAACTTTTTTTACTAAACGTTTTTGCTAAATTTTCAGTTCATTATACCTCAAAGGTATCTGGTGCCAGAAATCTACGTTTTAATCATAATGACAAAAAAATACTGGCTTCATTTGCTGCATCTGGTGGGTGCTACTTTTCTATTTTTGATGGTACAACTTTAGAGATAGGAGATGGAACTTTATGGTCATACGGAGTAGGAATGCATACTGCAAATCATGATTTCTTTGATAGAGATATTTATATCAAAAAATCGATCAAGATTGGAAAAAATTGTTGGATAGGGCAAGGGGCTGTTATTACCGCGGGTGTAGAGCTTGGAGATAACGTTACTGTAGGAGCAAATAGTGTTGTAACCAAATCTTTCCCGGACAACGTTGTAATTGGAGGAATACCTGCTAAAATTATAAGAGAATTATAA
- a CDS encoding Gfo/Idh/MocA family protein codes for MSEKIKFAVVGCGHIGKRHAEMVSRNAECELVALIDIKDKSSLGIENYEVPFFPSLDAFLNSGIEVDVINIASPNGFHFEQSYKAISAGKHIVVEKPMALNKQDAEKLIFQALHKHKQVFAVMQNRYSPPSAWVKEMVESGKLGKIFMVQLNCYWNRDDRYYKPESWHGKLDLDGGTLFTQFSHFIDIMYWLFGDITNIQAKFADFNHKDLTDFEDSGFVSFDFVNGGMGSINYSTSVWNQNLESSMTIIAENGAVKIGGQYMDKVEVCNVKDYVMPELPPTNPGNDYGAYKGSAANHHYIIENVVDVIKGRNTITTNALEGLKVVDIIERIYELKNL; via the coding sequence ATGTCTGAAAAAATAAAATTTGCCGTTGTAGGCTGTGGGCATATAGGAAAAAGACATGCAGAAATGGTGTCTAGAAATGCCGAATGTGAATTGGTAGCTTTAATTGACATAAAAGATAAATCCTCTTTAGGGATTGAGAATTATGAGGTGCCTTTTTTTCCTTCATTAGATGCATTTCTTAATTCGGGAATTGAAGTAGACGTTATCAATATTGCTTCACCAAATGGTTTTCACTTTGAACAGTCTTATAAAGCAATATCGGCAGGAAAACATATTGTGGTTGAAAAACCAATGGCACTTAATAAACAAGATGCAGAAAAGCTTATTTTTCAGGCTTTGCACAAACATAAGCAGGTTTTCGCAGTAATGCAGAACCGTTATTCTCCTCCTTCCGCGTGGGTTAAGGAAATGGTAGAAAGCGGAAAGCTGGGTAAAATATTCATGGTGCAGCTTAATTGCTACTGGAATCGTGATGACAGGTATTATAAGCCGGAATCTTGGCATGGAAAATTGGATTTGGATGGAGGCACCTTATTCACTCAATTCTCGCATTTTATAGACATTATGTATTGGCTATTCGGTGACATCACCAATATTCAGGCTAAGTTTGCAGACTTTAATCATAAGGATCTTACCGATTTTGAAGATTCTGGTTTTGTAAGCTTTGATTTTGTGAATGGAGGAATGGGATCTATTAATTATTCTACATCAGTTTGGAATCAGAACCTTGAAAGTTCAATGACTATCATTGCAGAAAATGGTGCTGTAAAAATTGGTGGACAATACATGGATAAAGTGGAAGTTTGTAATGTGAAAGATTATGTAATGCCGGAATTACCACCTACAAATCCAGGTAATGACTATGGTGCTTATAAAGGTTCTGCTGCCAACCACCATTACATTATTGAAAATGTTGTGGATGTGATTAAAGGACGAAACACGATTACTACAAATGCGCTGGAAGGGCTAAAAGTCGTAGATATTATTGAAAGAATTTACGAGCTGAAAAACTTGTAA
- a CDS encoding lipopolysaccharide biosynthesis protein: MVEKILNLIKKPAILYSIANMLFLSTIFLADVIVARTYTLEQVGGWKQLILLVQFTATLLSFGFIEGFRYNIAKHHDKIKELLGTVMFIFIIISTVIFAFLSFDEVSKTFGELLGINVIIKAGFLIPLLYFLLSANGVYLQVCLSIGKINVILISMVVFCVTLAASLFIFLINNFFEFQLNIFLPFLLALGLQLITYLVILKIYPKINMSKINISMMLKYGFPLFIATYLGMFTLHIDKVIINKIGGLSEFAIYSIGALEIPFAGLITKSIVSVSYPKIVKHVENDEIDLATDMWLHDVKKASYFIFPLVFACILFSKQIILGLFGTRYASAVPVFEGYCLILIWRNATYGTLLSIKGKTNYIAISSLISLIINIVFIYFFYNIWGIVGIVRAVFISVVFLVIITLYLENNLKKYVLLFKDKWLLGLLIAIFILYFLKQ; the protein is encoded by the coding sequence ATGGTTGAAAAAATATTAAACCTGATAAAAAAGCCTGCAATTTTATATTCAATTGCCAATATGCTTTTTCTGTCTACTATTTTTTTAGCAGACGTTATAGTAGCAAGAACTTATACTTTAGAACAGGTAGGTGGCTGGAAACAGCTGATATTGCTTGTACAGTTTACTGCTACACTTTTATCTTTTGGGTTTATTGAAGGATTCAGGTATAATATTGCTAAGCATCACGATAAAATAAAAGAGCTTTTGGGAACAGTAATGTTTATTTTTATAATAATAAGTACTGTTATTTTTGCTTTTTTAAGCTTTGATGAAGTTTCGAAAACATTCGGTGAATTATTAGGGATAAATGTTATTATAAAAGCTGGCTTTTTGATTCCGCTTTTATATTTTTTACTTTCGGCCAATGGTGTTTATTTACAGGTCTGCTTATCTATAGGTAAGATTAATGTAATATTAATATCAATGGTAGTTTTCTGCGTAACGCTGGCCGCCAGTCTTTTTATATTTTTAATAAATAATTTTTTTGAATTCCAACTTAATATATTTCTGCCTTTCCTACTGGCATTGGGTTTACAGTTAATTACTTATTTAGTTATTCTGAAGATCTATCCGAAGATCAATATGAGTAAAATAAATATTTCTATGATGCTTAAATATGGTTTTCCACTGTTTATCGCTACATATTTAGGAATGTTTACTTTGCATATTGATAAGGTGATTATAAACAAAATCGGAGGGTTAAGTGAATTTGCGATCTATTCCATCGGAGCACTGGAAATTCCTTTTGCAGGGTTAATTACGAAGTCTATAGTAAGTGTTAGCTATCCTAAGATAGTGAAGCATGTGGAAAATGATGAGATAGATCTGGCAACTGATATGTGGCTTCATGATGTAAAAAAAGCATCATACTTTATTTTTCCATTGGTATTTGCCTGCATTTTATTTTCTAAACAAATTATTTTAGGGTTATTTGGTACCAGATATGCTTCAGCAGTTCCTGTATTTGAGGGATACTGCTTGATATTAATATGGAGAAATGCTACTTACGGAACATTATTGTCAATAAAGGGAAAAACCAATTATATTGCTATATCTTCTTTGATATCTTTAATTATAAATATTGTTTTTATATATTTCTTTTATAATATATGGGGAATCGTAGGTATTGTAAGAGCTGTTTTTATTTCTGTAGTTTTTCTGGTTATAATTACCTTATATTTAGAGAATAATTTGAAAAAGTACGTGCTTTTATTTAAAGACAAATGGCTTTTAGGGCTTTTAATAGCAATTTTTATATTATATTTTTTAAAGCAATGA
- a CDS encoding acyltransferase — protein sequence MSDFFAHETAVIDEGCNIGNGTKIWHFSHIMPNCTLGEKCNIGQNVVVSPGVVLGKNVKVQNNVSIYEGVTCDDDVFLGPSMVFTNVINPRSAVNRKNAYLKTHVGTGASIGANATIVCGHNIGKFAFIGAGAVVTKEVPAYALVVGNPARQMGWMSEFGHRLNFDAEGIAVCEESGEKYKLDNNQVSKI from the coding sequence ATGTCGGATTTTTTTGCACACGAAACGGCAGTTATTGATGAAGGCTGTAATATAGGAAACGGAACAAAAATTTGGCACTTTTCTCATATCATGCCCAATTGTACTCTTGGAGAAAAATGCAATATAGGGCAGAATGTAGTGGTGTCCCCTGGAGTTGTTTTAGGGAAAAATGTAAAGGTTCAGAACAATGTTTCTATATATGAAGGCGTAACTTGTGATGATGATGTATTTCTTGGCCCTTCAATGGTTTTTACTAATGTTATTAATCCTAGAAGTGCAGTTAACCGAAAAAACGCATACCTTAAAACACATGTGGGCACAGGAGCCTCTATCGGGGCTAACGCAACAATAGTATGTGGTCATAATATTGGAAAATTTGCTTTTATCGGCGCTGGAGCAGTAGTAACAAAAGAAGTTCCAGCTTACGCATTGGTCGTAGGGAACCCTGCAAGGCAAATGGGTTGGATGAGTGAATTTGGGCACCGTCTGAATTTTGACGCAGAAGGTATTGCCGTGTGTGAAGAAAGTGGTGAAAAATATAAATTAGATAATAATCAAGTTTCAAAAATTTAA